One region of Metallosphaera sedula DSM 5348 genomic DNA includes:
- a CDS encoding BadF/BadG/BcrA/BcrD ATPase family protein → MWKGLAVEGGGTKTTAVVFQGLEILGLGISGSSNFVEVGKRAEHTLRKAIQRALDMANLSLAEVERASFALAGIGDSPNFTRIGENLVKSIFPNSLVVNDGVAAVKLAHLNMDGGALVAGTGNVGYIQKAGELKKLAGWGWFFGDEGSASYIGKRGIAMATRALDGLIESRLPEEVERFFGAPIRVVIERLTKRPNKRIIASFAKVVDKLAEEGDPGARIVMDEAIAYIDSMLTRMRKEVERVAGTGGVFRSMMVRQAFPTLKVYEGYQTVIGSMVMLLGDVKEEDRDELLKQLERLKPRRRQGSHS, encoded by the coding sequence TTGTGGAAAGGATTGGCAGTTGAGGGAGGAGGTACTAAGACAACTGCAGTTGTGTTTCAGGGACTTGAGATCCTAGGCCTGGGGATCTCTGGATCCTCGAATTTCGTCGAGGTAGGCAAGAGGGCAGAGCACACCCTGAGGAAGGCAATCCAGAGGGCCCTAGACATGGCTAACCTCTCGCTCGCGGAAGTGGAGAGGGCGTCCTTTGCCCTCGCAGGGATAGGTGATTCCCCAAATTTCACCAGAATAGGGGAGAATCTAGTTAAGTCAATCTTTCCCAACTCCCTAGTGGTAAATGACGGAGTTGCGGCAGTGAAGCTTGCCCACCTCAACATGGATGGTGGAGCGCTTGTGGCAGGGACAGGTAACGTGGGTTACATCCAAAAGGCCGGTGAACTCAAGAAGCTTGCCGGCTGGGGCTGGTTTTTCGGAGATGAGGGATCGGCTTCCTACATAGGGAAGAGGGGCATAGCCATGGCCACGAGGGCGCTAGACGGGTTAATTGAGAGCAGACTTCCGGAGGAGGTTGAGAGATTCTTTGGTGCCCCCATCAGGGTTGTGATCGAGAGGCTCACGAAGAGACCCAATAAGAGGATAATTGCGTCCTTTGCGAAGGTTGTGGACAAGTTGGCTGAAGAGGGCGACCCAGGGGCTAGGATCGTGATGGATGAGGCGATTGCCTACATAGACTCCATGCTGACCAGGATGAGGAAGGAGGTGGAGAGGGTTGCGGGAACAGGGGGAGTGTTTAGGTCCATGATGGTTAGGCAGGCCTTTCCAACCCTGAAGGTATATGAGGGCTATCAGACCGTGATAGGGTCAATGGTTATGCTCCTTGGTGACGTTAAGGAGGAGGATAGGGACGAGTTGTTGAAGCAGTTGGAGAGGCTAAAGCCCAGGAGAAGACAAGGTTCGCATTCATGA
- a CDS encoding bifunctional phosphoglucose/phosphomannose isomerase, translating into MYEDWDRLYAEANKLQVPRVEGEVFCFGMGGSGVACEVMSAFYPLLRDMRHADVVIAVSYSGNTRETLEIVRKATSAGKRIVAITSGGALATLPVERILVRGGDQPRYSFPLLFLPLVKMLRPELTEEVIRGVNANEARRVAGDLLSAIRGRIPVFYASIYLGLAKRFKQEINENAKYPAFFGEIPEVNHNEIEGYAHGSGLFPVVFSSGPLDEVTASLVNAKVIRISGIRDVSLLIQSAGFLSVMLARELGEDPEKLTRIPEGRKLVERIGS; encoded by the coding sequence TTGTATGAAGATTGGGACAGGCTATACGCCGAGGCCAACAAGCTCCAAGTTCCGAGAGTTGAGGGGGAGGTCTTCTGCTTCGGGATGGGAGGAAGCGGTGTAGCATGTGAAGTCATGAGCGCCTTTTACCCTCTTCTAAGGGACATGAGACACGCCGACGTCGTTATTGCCGTGAGCTACTCCGGTAACACGAGGGAGACCCTAGAGATCGTGAGGAAGGCGACCTCGGCTGGCAAAAGGATAGTCGCGATAACGTCTGGTGGAGCCCTGGCTACGCTCCCCGTGGAAAGGATATTGGTGAGGGGTGGGGATCAACCTAGGTACTCCTTCCCCCTCCTCTTTCTCCCCCTCGTAAAGATGTTGAGACCTGAGCTCACTGAAGAGGTCATCCGAGGCGTCAACGCGAATGAGGCGAGAAGGGTGGCAGGGGACCTCCTCTCCGCAATCCGTGGGAGGATACCCGTGTTTTATGCGTCCATCTACCTGGGTCTCGCCAAGAGATTTAAGCAGGAGATCAACGAGAACGCGAAGTACCCCGCCTTCTTTGGCGAGATACCAGAGGTTAACCACAACGAGATTGAGGGCTACGCGCACGGATCGGGACTCTTCCCAGTTGTGTTCTCCTCAGGTCCCCTAGACGAGGTGACCGCAAGCCTAGTGAACGCGAAGGTGATAAGGATTTCAGGGATCAGGGACGTCTCCCTCCTCATTCAGAGCGCAGGCTTCCTTTCCGTCATGCTAGCAAGGGAACTTGGGGAGGATCCCGAGAAATTAACCAGGATACCTGAGGGAAGGAAACTTGTGGAAAGGATTGGCAGTTGA
- a CDS encoding nucleotidyltransferase family protein, whose amino-acid sequence MKALILAGGYGKRLRPFTDEKPKPLLEIGGRPILEWQITWLKKYNIREFVILTGYKKETLIDWASSNADRLEVNFVYSVESEPLGTGGAIRKVKHFINEDFLVVNGDILTNLDVSRLTPMSIALVPLKSPYGIVEVNGEKVSRFIEKPTLYDHWINAGVYRLSPDVFDYLPEKGDIERTTFPKLAEMGLLRAVKFERVYWRSIDSVKDMEEAGQEVGQLV is encoded by the coding sequence ATGAAGGCCCTAATTCTCGCTGGCGGTTACGGCAAGAGACTTAGACCCTTCACTGACGAGAAACCTAAGCCCCTCCTCGAGATAGGTGGAAGACCAATCCTCGAGTGGCAGATCACCTGGCTAAAGAAGTACAACATCCGTGAGTTTGTGATCCTCACAGGATACAAGAAGGAGACCCTCATAGATTGGGCCTCATCCAACGCTGACAGGCTAGAGGTTAACTTCGTGTATAGCGTGGAGAGTGAGCCCCTTGGTACGGGAGGGGCAATACGCAAGGTGAAGCACTTCATAAACGAGGACTTCCTTGTGGTGAACGGGGATATTCTGACTAACCTAGATGTGTCGAGATTAACCCCAATGTCCATAGCCTTGGTCCCGCTGAAGAGTCCCTACGGGATAGTTGAGGTTAATGGAGAGAAAGTTAGCAGGTTCATCGAGAAGCCAACGCTGTACGACCACTGGATTAACGCAGGGGTGTACAGACTTTCTCCTGACGTGTTTGATTACCTTCCGGAGAAAGGTGACATAGAGAGGACAACCTTCCCGAAGCTCGCTGAGATGGGGTTATTGAGGGCAGTGAAGTTCGAGAGGGTGTATTGGAGGTCCATAGACAGCGTCAAGGATATGGAGGAGGCAGGACAGGAGGTTGGACAGCTTGTATGA
- a CDS encoding transcription factor S, which translates to MKFCPKCKSMMTPRKVNGVTIYKCVKCGYEEQGQRSEIISSKVKHAATERTLVLEDEEVPAGTQKMKGVMCPNCRNDEVFFWMLQTRAADEPPTRFYKCTKCGKVWREYE; encoded by the coding sequence TTGAAATTTTGCCCCAAGTGCAAGTCCATGATGACCCCCAGGAAAGTCAATGGTGTCACCATCTACAAGTGCGTTAAGTGTGGTTACGAAGAACAGGGTCAAAGGTCAGAGATAATTTCCTCAAAGGTGAAGCACGCAGCCACGGAGAGAACCCTTGTGCTAGAGGACGAGGAGGTTCCCGCAGGAACCCAGAAAATGAAGGGAGTCATGTGCCCCAACTGCAGGAACGACGAGGTCTTCTTCTGGATGCTACAGACGAGGGCAGCCGACGAACCTCCGACCAGGTTTTATAAGTGTACCAAGTGTGGGAAAGTCTGGAGGGAATACGAGTAG
- a CDS encoding DNA-directed RNA polymerase subunit L — protein sequence MEIAVEREEENYLELRIQGEDHTLGNLIAGRLRSVKGVILATYYLPHPLKDELVIKIKTDGTISPREALNRAIEDVKVLGESFLDELEQV from the coding sequence ATGGAAATCGCAGTTGAGAGGGAAGAGGAAAATTACCTGGAGTTAAGGATCCAGGGTGAGGATCACACTCTAGGTAACTTAATAGCTGGTAGGCTGAGGAGCGTTAAGGGAGTTATCCTCGCGACGTACTACCTGCCTCATCCGCTTAAGGATGAGCTCGTGATCAAGATAAAGACAGATGGCACGATCTCTCCTAGGGAGGCCCTCAATAGGGCGATAGAGGACGTAAAGGTTCTTGGAGAGTCCTTCCTCGACGAGCTGGAACAGGTTTAG
- a CDS encoding exosome complex RNA-binding protein Csl4 — MGKQGDLTLPGDVLSVIEEFTPGEGCYELQGQVRASIIGKVFYDMINRKSNVIPEKKTFVYKLKKAKYMYGLVTSLKEDYAVVAVSSVEERFVSPSITGYLHISQVSHKHVKSLRDAVRPSDVIKARPISYTYPLQLSLRGKDLGVIVASCSICGTVMLKMDEEHLKCPNCGNVETRRVGPYSVKGNGNRS, encoded by the coding sequence ATGGGAAAACAGGGCGATTTAACGCTTCCTGGGGACGTTCTCTCCGTGATCGAGGAGTTCACTCCAGGTGAGGGTTGTTACGAACTTCAGGGTCAGGTCAGAGCATCAATCATTGGGAAAGTCTTCTACGACATGATCAACAGGAAAAGCAACGTGATCCCTGAGAAGAAGACCTTTGTATACAAGCTCAAGAAGGCCAAGTACATGTACGGCCTCGTCACCAGCCTGAAGGAAGATTACGCGGTTGTGGCAGTGAGTAGTGTAGAGGAGAGGTTCGTGAGCCCGTCAATAACGGGTTACCTCCACATCTCGCAGGTCTCCCACAAACACGTTAAGTCCCTACGAGACGCAGTGAGGCCATCTGACGTGATAAAGGCCAGGCCAATCTCCTACACCTACCCCCTTCAGCTCTCGCTCAGGGGAAAGGACCTCGGAGTGATAGTTGCGTCCTGCTCCATTTGCGGGACCGTAATGCTCAAGATGGACGAAGAACATTTAAAGTGCCCGAACTGTGGTAACGTTGAGACCAGAAGAGTTGGACCTTACTCGGTGAAGGGAAATGGAAATCGCAGTTGA
- the dph2 gene encoding diphthamide biosynthesis enzyme Dph2: MSYIFDEDLLKSEIRKRGARRVLLQFPEGLRYFSTELVERLRESLPDVEFVISGEPSWGACDIAEDEASLLKVDLLIHFGHSPYTWYYPRFPTLFVKAESTAQVERETLDKLVDVLRERGANSVALTSTVQHGKLLNQVKEHLSPHFHVEVGRPSSPFMGDGQVLGCDYKSAQVEADVHVNISGGVFHALGLGLATGKPVIKLDPYTRSVEDLTPQVFKVLKVRYSKIMEAMDARTWVIVQGLKVGQNRPLMVKSLESRLKSLGKTTYVVTSKVLNQDSLRNLDRSYIDAFVVTSCPRLPTDDLYLYEKPVLTPGEAKMIITNKLEPYIFPW, encoded by the coding sequence GTGAGTTACATTTTTGATGAAGACCTTCTCAAGTCCGAGATCAGGAAGAGAGGGGCTAGGAGGGTTCTCCTTCAGTTCCCCGAGGGTTTAAGGTATTTCTCCACGGAGTTGGTGGAGAGGTTAAGGGAATCCCTTCCAGACGTTGAGTTCGTGATATCGGGAGAACCGAGCTGGGGGGCCTGTGACATAGCTGAAGACGAAGCCTCCCTTCTCAAGGTCGACCTCCTCATCCATTTCGGCCACTCTCCTTATACCTGGTATTACCCCAGGTTTCCAACCCTCTTCGTTAAGGCTGAGAGCACGGCTCAAGTGGAGAGGGAGACCCTGGACAAGCTAGTTGATGTCCTTCGCGAGAGAGGAGCTAACTCGGTCGCCCTAACCTCGACCGTTCAGCACGGGAAACTACTGAACCAGGTGAAGGAGCACCTTTCCCCCCACTTCCACGTGGAGGTTGGAAGGCCTTCCTCACCTTTCATGGGGGATGGACAGGTCCTGGGATGTGACTACAAGTCTGCCCAGGTTGAGGCCGACGTGCACGTAAACATCTCAGGTGGGGTTTTCCACGCCCTCGGACTGGGACTGGCCACGGGTAAACCGGTCATCAAGCTTGACCCCTACACGAGATCTGTGGAGGACCTAACTCCTCAGGTTTTCAAGGTCCTCAAGGTGAGATATTCCAAGATCATGGAGGCCATGGACGCGAGGACCTGGGTCATTGTGCAGGGATTGAAGGTTGGCCAGAACAGGCCCCTCATGGTTAAGTCCCTAGAGTCCAGGCTCAAGTCCCTGGGGAAGACAACCTACGTGGTCACAAGCAAGGTTCTGAACCAGGACTCCCTCAGAAACCTAGATAGGAGCTACATCGACGCCTTCGTGGTCACATCGTGTCCAAGATTACCCACGGATGACCTCTACCTTTACGAGAAGCCCGTGTTGACACCTGGAGAGGCGAAAATGATTATAACCAATAAACTAGAACCATACATATTTCCGTGGTAA
- a CDS encoding 50S ribosomal protein L16, with protein MPLRPGRCYRHFSGPAYTRKEYIPGVPQPKITKFTMGDHKKDYDFEVRLLTKQIGQIRHNALEAARVIALKQMTSMVGNETDFYLYVTKYPHHVIRENKMMAFAGADRLQDGMRLSFGKPIGTAARITKLGDLIMAIRVKKEHLEFAKKAFKVASSKLPLDTEIVVVPLKEEKTQ; from the coding sequence ATGCCACTAAGACCAGGAAGATGCTACAGGCACTTCTCGGGGCCTGCTTACACTAGGAAAGAGTATATCCCGGGAGTTCCCCAACCCAAGATAACTAAGTTCACAATGGGAGACCACAAGAAGGACTACGACTTCGAGGTGAGGTTGCTCACAAAGCAGATTGGTCAGATCAGGCATAACGCACTTGAAGCGGCTAGGGTCATAGCGCTGAAGCAGATGACCTCAATGGTGGGAAATGAAACCGACTTTTACCTTTACGTTACCAAGTACCCGCACCACGTCATAAGGGAGAACAAGATGATGGCCTTCGCTGGTGCGGACAGGCTTCAAGACGGAATGAGGCTGTCCTTCGGAAAGCCCATTGGAACTGCAGCCAGGATTACGAAGCTCGGCGACCTCATCATGGCAATAAGGGTGAAGAAGGAGCACCTCGAGTTCGCAAAGAAGGCCTTTAAGGTTGCCTCGAGCAAGCTCCCGCTCGACACCGAGATCGTCGTGGTTCCTCTAAAGGAGGAAAAGACTCAGTGA
- a CDS encoding thioredoxin family protein gives MEVEIFTHRNCTECNLLVEYLEEKGLLGKVKLVDTETQPFLALERGVISTPSIFVDGKLVYAGKVDLEEFEEILKGKGVARTYNREELVTRLMEGIVDSFAATAWLYVNRDFDSFLSQRDFVMAVTGLALSENPEEGFNYLRNVLVKDRERILQEWEPRMFRNISSNFVREIYWLYGKKVPREELFSRYTLEIFAHWLMVRGGAVGRVGLRIHPLSEVDTMTRIAKVYGYVMENYDSLWDKVEKEQKSLKGIHAVGKP, from the coding sequence ATGGAAGTTGAGATTTTCACGCACAGAAACTGCACCGAGTGCAACCTCCTCGTGGAGTACCTTGAGGAGAAGGGTCTCCTAGGTAAAGTGAAGCTAGTGGACACGGAGACTCAACCCTTCCTGGCCCTCGAGAGGGGAGTCATCTCAACCCCCTCAATTTTCGTGGATGGTAAACTCGTGTATGCCGGAAAAGTGGACCTTGAGGAGTTTGAGGAGATACTTAAGGGTAAAGGCGTAGCCAGGACCTACAATAGGGAGGAACTCGTTACTAGGTTGATGGAAGGGATAGTGGACTCCTTCGCAGCAACTGCTTGGCTCTACGTTAACCGCGACTTCGATTCCTTCCTTTCCCAGAGAGACTTCGTAATGGCGGTCACGGGGCTTGCGCTCTCAGAGAACCCGGAGGAGGGATTCAACTATCTGAGGAACGTGTTGGTGAAGGACAGGGAGAGGATTCTCCAGGAATGGGAACCCAGGATGTTCAGGAACATCTCATCCAATTTCGTGAGGGAGATCTACTGGCTCTACGGGAAGAAGGTCCCTAGAGAGGAACTGTTCTCCAGGTACACGCTTGAGATCTTCGCCCACTGGCTCATGGTCAGGGGAGGGGCTGTGGGAAGGGTAGGCCTAAGGATACACCCTCTCTCCGAGGTGGACACGATGACAAGGATCGCGAAGGTCTACGGGTACGTCATGGAGAACTATGACTCCCTGTGGGATAAGGTAGAGAAGGAGCAGAAGTCGTTAAAGGGGATCCACGCGGTTGGCAAGCCCTGA